A part of Bacteroidia bacterium genomic DNA contains:
- a CDS encoding N-6 DNA methylase yields the protein MFEQTFKNIDDILHKDAGCGSELDYVEQTSWILFLKYLDDLDRDRATAAELTGKTYSPIIENEYRWTVWAAPKLADGRIDHNALTGDDLTDFVNNQLFPYLKKFKLSAESADTIEYKIGEIFSELKNRLQSGYNLREVINLIDQLRFRTHAEKHEMSHLYEDKIKNMGNAGRNGGEYYTPRPLITTIVKVVAPKIGDKIYDGAVGSAGFLCEAFTYLKNSKSLSTAETEILQKRTFYGKEKKSLAYIIGIMNMILHGVEAPNIIHTNTLAENLADIQEKDRYDVVLANPPFGGKERAEVQQNFPIKTGETASLFLQHFIKILKAGGKAGVVIKNTFLSNTDNATVAIRKTLLESCNLHTVLDLPGGTFTGAGVKTVVLFFEKGKPTQKVWFYQLNLDRNLGKTNPLNENDLAEFVELQKTFADSENSWSIDVQTGHALSQQYDLSVKNPNKKEEAALRQPQAILEEMKALDEESAEILNSIIELI from the coding sequence ATGTTCGAACAGACTTTTAAAAATATAGACGACATCCTTCACAAAGACGCTGGCTGCGGAAGTGAACTGGATTATGTGGAGCAAACCTCCTGGATTTTGTTTCTCAAATATTTGGATGACCTGGACCGCGACCGCGCCACAGCAGCCGAACTCACCGGCAAGACTTACTCGCCTATCATCGAAAATGAATACCGCTGGACAGTCTGGGCGGCACCTAAACTGGCTGACGGAAGAATTGACCACAACGCCCTGACCGGCGATGACCTCACCGACTTTGTCAACAACCAGCTCTTTCCCTATCTCAAAAAATTTAAGCTGAGTGCAGAAAGTGCCGACACTATCGAATACAAAATCGGGGAGATTTTCAGCGAACTGAAAAACCGCCTGCAAAGTGGCTACAACCTGCGCGAGGTGATCAACCTCATTGATCAGCTCCGGTTCCGCACCCACGCTGAGAAGCATGAAATGAGCCATCTGTATGAAGACAAAATCAAAAACATGGGCAATGCCGGGCGAAATGGTGGCGAATACTACACCCCCCGTCCGCTGATTACGACCATCGTAAAAGTGGTGGCCCCAAAAATTGGCGACAAAATTTATGACGGTGCTGTGGGTTCTGCGGGCTTCCTGTGTGAGGCTTTTACTTACCTCAAAAACAGCAAATCGCTATCAACTGCCGAAACCGAAATCCTGCAAAAACGCACGTTTTACGGCAAGGAAAAGAAGTCGCTGGCTTATATCATCGGCATCATGAACATGATTTTGCACGGTGTGGAAGCGCCCAATATCATCCACACCAATACACTGGCCGAAAACCTTGCCGATATACAGGAAAAAGACCGTTATGATGTAGTGCTTGCCAATCCGCCTTTTGGAGGAAAGGAACGCGCCGAAGTGCAGCAAAACTTCCCTATCAAAACCGGGGAAACTGCCTCGCTATTTTTGCAGCATTTTATTAAAATCCTGAAAGCCGGAGGCAAAGCCGGGGTGGTGATCAAAAATACCTTTTTGAGCAATACCGACAATGCCACCGTGGCCATCCGCAAAACTCTGCTGGAAAGCTGCAACCTGCATACCGTATTGGATTTGCCGGGCGGCACATTTACCGGCGCAGGCGTAAAAACCGTGGTATTGTTTTTTGAAAAAGGAAAACCCACGCAAAAGGTATGGTTTTATCAATTGAACCTCGACCGCAATCTGGGCAAAACCAACCCGCTGAATGAAAACGACCTGGCAGAATTTGTGGAACTACAAAAGACCTTTGCCGATAGCGAAAACTCCTGGAGCATCGACGTACAGACAGGGCATGCCCTGTCTCAACAGTACGACCTTAGCGTAAAAAATCCCAACAAAAAAGAAGAAGCTGCCCTGCGCCAGCCGCAAGCCATTTTGGAAGAAATGAAAGCCTTGGATGAAGAAAGTGCCGAAATCCTTAACTCAATTATAGAACTGATATGA
- a CDS encoding ATP-binding protein: MATIFDNTVELPSKAIQERTENLIGFDSKFQRIYGNLKLLLDQDGLIKWSNKHHQTELPIIKQLTERYPLILLSGDAGTGKTVSAEAIADRMVRELKKEGFFLKLSTRVRGEGLHGQMGNLVNDAFAELKKQAGKSRLAFLLIDEADAIATTRSTMQMHQEEKAGVNTLIQKIDEIRELKGRAIIFMSTNRLHFIDEAIVRRASVILEFERPNYQERMALFAKSLLGIVFSENELKELSELTSPEKNEGIGHSFSDIRLKILPEAIATCFPDSPLTFDVLCSTIKMIKPSPKIK, encoded by the coding sequence ATGGCTACAATTTTTGATAATACTGTAGAGCTTCCAAGTAAGGCTATTCAAGAGCGAACTGAAAATCTGATTGGCTTTGACTCAAAATTCCAAAGGATATATGGAAACTTAAAACTATTGCTTGACCAAGATGGTCTAATAAAATGGAGTAATAAACATCACCAAACCGAACTTCCCATAATAAAACAACTTACGGAAAGGTATCCACTTATATTACTTTCAGGTGATGCAGGAACAGGAAAGACAGTATCTGCAGAGGCAATTGCGGACAGAATGGTGCGAGAGCTAAAAAAAGAAGGGTTCTTTCTTAAACTAAGCACAAGGGTAAGAGGTGAAGGATTACATGGTCAAATGGGAAACTTAGTGAATGATGCATTTGCCGAACTAAAAAAGCAAGCAGGTAAAAGTCGTTTAGCTTTTCTTCTTATTGATGAAGCCGATGCCATTGCAACAACACGTTCAACAATGCAGATGCATCAAGAAGAAAAAGCAGGAGTAAATACACTAATCCAAAAAATAGATGAGATACGTGAATTAAAAGGACGAGCAATAATTTTTATGTCCACTAATCGATTACACTTTATTGACGAAGCAATTGTTAGAAGGGCGTCGGTTATATTGGAATTTGAAAGACCAAATTATCAAGAAAGAATGGCTCTATTCGCGAAAAGTCTTTTAGGAATAGTCTTTTCGGAAAATGAATTAAAAGAACTTTCAGAATTGACAAGCCCGGAGAAAAATGAAGGCATAGGGCATTCTTTTTCAGATATACGATTAAAAATCTTACCCGAGGCAATTGCAACTTGTTTCCCTGATTCACCGCTTACATTTGATGTTTTATGTTCAACTATTAAAATGATTAAACCTAGTCCAAAAATCAAATGA
- a CDS encoding CBASS oligonucleotide cyclase, translated as MKLNNNQLNNFISRIKLRQENMPKYRDQVANLKKSLEDKIKNDKRTGIKVTKFLIAGSWKKRTILRPTGDNPIDLDLVLYVEGDEGLKDDLKKLHDFVVEYLEEIYPQKDINRDVDAEGNTKTIKIRFMGTGLEVDIVPVIPIASPKEYVWQPQRGGGGKKYITSVTKQLEFAKDRKDKNPSFTSIVRAIKWWRNYKELNPTDDETGLSSYTIELIVAYLDITKGLKQNIEEGIIRFFQFVSTSGFPIIKFVNAINSVPIFDTPIYVADSTNNENNVAKKIDTAKWDEIIQEAEDAFDSLNIAQSKNFEGETIEEWKRVFGPSFNVNELN; from the coding sequence ATGAAATTAAATAACAACCAATTAAATAACTTCATAAGTCGAATAAAACTTAGACAAGAAAATATGCCTAAGTATCGTGACCAAGTTGCTAATCTTAAAAAAAGCCTTGAAGACAAAATCAAAAATGACAAAAGAACAGGAATAAAGGTTACAAAGTTTCTTATTGCCGGTTCTTGGAAAAAAAGGACTATTCTGCGACCAACAGGAGACAATCCCATAGACTTAGACTTAGTGCTTTATGTAGAAGGTGATGAGGGCTTAAAAGACGATTTGAAAAAACTTCACGATTTCGTTGTTGAGTATTTGGAAGAAATATATCCACAGAAAGACATCAACCGAGATGTAGATGCTGAAGGAAATACGAAAACAATAAAAATACGGTTTATGGGGACAGGATTGGAAGTTGATATTGTCCCTGTTATTCCGATTGCTTCCCCAAAAGAATATGTTTGGCAACCTCAACGTGGAGGAGGCGGAAAAAAATATATCACTAGCGTTACTAAACAATTGGAATTTGCAAAAGATAGAAAGGATAAAAATCCCTCTTTCACGTCAATAGTTCGAGCTATCAAATGGTGGAGAAATTACAAAGAATTAAATCCCACCGATGATGAGACGGGTCTTTCTTCGTACACTATAGAATTAATTGTTGCCTACCTTGACATTACAAAAGGTTTAAAGCAAAATATAGAGGAAGGAATAATACGTTTTTTTCAATTTGTTAGTACGTCAGGTTTCCCGATTATCAAATTTGTAAATGCAATAAATAGCGTTCCGATATTTGATACACCAATTTACGTTGCGGACAGTACAAATAATGAAAATAACGTAGCTAAAAAAATTGATACTGCGAAATGGGATGAAATTATTCAAGAAGCTGAGGACGCATTTGATTCTTTAAACATTGCACAATCTAAGAACTTTGAAGGAGAAACTATTGAAGAATGGAAACGTGTTTTTGGCCCATCATTTAACGTTAACGAATTAAATTGA
- a CDS encoding XRE family transcriptional regulator, translated as MKDIIGIRIKNLRKLHGLSLEDFAKRIGVSKQMVSKYEQGKSVPGSDVLLALAKQFNQKPDYFFRKPEVALGEINFRKKSSFGAKRVSALKEEIRIQIENYLYIENTCGISNTFVNPLGSLNIANVEDVRKAAFVLKERWHIGQDSIYNVIDVLESNHIKVIEVEDESSQFDGLATVIDGKYYIIVIAKNMPVERKRFTLMHELGHLLLPIASLEVRQQEAYCNAFASEMLLSMANIAAEFSARRHNISMVELIHVQEKYGISIPAIVYKLSEAEIIKQAQLKTFYIRQNTNRELKAEVEASRYSGEERSYRFENLVYRAVSEEQITMSKASALLQVDLSELKNMLSLNVF; from the coding sequence ATGAAAGACATAATTGGCATTAGAATAAAGAACCTGCGCAAGCTGCATGGCCTTTCCTTAGAAGATTTTGCTAAACGCATTGGCGTAAGCAAACAAATGGTTAGCAAGTATGAGCAAGGCAAGTCGGTGCCCGGCAGCGATGTGTTGCTTGCTCTGGCTAAGCAGTTCAACCAAAAACCAGATTACTTTTTTAGAAAACCCGAAGTGGCATTGGGCGAAATAAACTTTCGTAAAAAAAGCTCCTTCGGGGCTAAGCGAGTAAGTGCCCTTAAAGAAGAAATTCGTATTCAGATAGAAAACTATCTGTACATAGAAAATACCTGCGGTATATCCAATACCTTTGTAAACCCTCTTGGCAGCCTAAACATAGCCAATGTTGAGGATGTGCGCAAAGCTGCTTTTGTTTTAAAAGAGAGGTGGCACATTGGCCAAGACTCCATTTACAATGTAATAGATGTGCTGGAAAGCAACCACATTAAGGTTATAGAAGTTGAGGATGAAAGCAGCCAATTTGATGGTTTGGCAACGGTTATTGACGGCAAATATTACATCATTGTAATTGCCAAAAACATGCCGGTAGAGCGCAAGCGTTTTACCCTTATGCATGAGCTTGGCCATTTGCTTTTGCCCATTGCTAGCTTAGAAGTAAGGCAGCAAGAAGCGTATTGCAATGCTTTTGCCTCAGAAATGCTGCTATCCATGGCAAACATTGCAGCCGAATTTTCGGCCAGGCGCCATAACATTTCTATGGTTGAGTTGATTCATGTACAAGAAAAATACGGCATCAGCATTCCGGCCATTGTTTACAAACTCAGCGAAGCTGAAATAATAAAACAAGCCCAACTTAAAACTTTTTACATACGCCAAAACACCAACCGCGAATTAAAAGCTGAAGTAGAGGCAAGCCGATATTCAGGAGAAGAACGTTCGTATCGTTTCGAGAATTTGGTGTATCGCGCAGTTTCCGAAGAGCAAATTACCATGAGCAAAGCATCGGCATTGCTACAAGTAGATTTGTCCGAATTAAAAAACATGTTGTCGCTAAACGTTTTTTAG
- a CDS encoding restriction endonuclease subunit S: MKKGWEIKDFVDVCTLVGGSQPSKDDFIYEPKDGYIRLIQVRDYRTDKYITYIPKEKAKRFCTREDIMIGRYGPPIFGIFKGLEGAYNVALMKAVVNEKICNKDYFYLFLQTDNIRQFVERSSKRAAGQDGVRKELLDKYPVPLPPLPEQQRIVSILDKCFAAIDKAKAHAEQNLKNAKELFESYLQGVFASTGSATGKKDGWEEKKLKELTKKIGSGATPRGGQENYKQEGISLVRSMNVHDWEFKERNLAFIDDNQAKELDGVTLEENDVLLNITGASVARCCIIPKEYLPARVNQHVSIIRPIKEVLDSKFLNLLLTAKPYKDQLLFTGEQGATRQAITKAQIENFRISIPPLQQQQTIVRQLDALRAETQKLEAVYRKKIEDLEELKKSILQKAFSGELGSGESVEPRTKKEITV, encoded by the coding sequence ATGAAGAAAGGTTGGGAGATAAAAGATTTTGTTGATGTCTGCACTTTGGTTGGTGGAAGTCAACCGTCTAAGGATGATTTTATTTACGAGCCTAAGGATGGCTATATAAGATTGATTCAAGTTAGAGACTACCGAACAGATAAATACATAACATATATTCCAAAGGAAAAAGCAAAAAGATTTTGCACAAGAGAAGATATTATGATTGGCAGGTATGGTCCCCCAATTTTTGGGATTTTCAAAGGTTTAGAAGGAGCATACAATGTCGCTTTGATGAAGGCGGTGGTCAATGAGAAAATATGTAATAAAGATTATTTCTATCTATTTCTACAAACTGATAATATTCGTCAATTTGTAGAACGTTCATCAAAGAGAGCCGCTGGACAAGATGGTGTTAGAAAAGAATTGTTGGATAAATATCCTGTCCCCCTCCCACCCCTCCCCGAACAACAACGCATTGTTTCCATTTTAGACAAGTGTTTTGCCGCCATAGACAAGGCCAAAGCCCATGCCGAGCAAAACCTCAAAAACGCGAAGGAGTTGTTTGAGAGCTATTTGCAGGGGGTGTTTGCTTCGACAGGCTCAGCAACCGGGAAAAAAGATGGTTGGGAAGAAAAGAAGCTAAAGGAGCTTACTAAAAAAATCGGAAGTGGTGCTACACCTCGGGGGGGACAAGAAAATTACAAGCAAGAAGGAATTTCTCTTGTTCGGAGTATGAATGTTCACGATTGGGAGTTTAAAGAACGAAATTTGGCATTTATAGATGATAATCAAGCGAAAGAATTAGATGGAGTAACACTTGAAGAGAATGACGTTTTATTAAACATTACAGGTGCGTCAGTAGCGAGGTGCTGTATCATTCCTAAAGAATATTTACCGGCGAGAGTTAATCAGCACGTTTCAATTATTCGCCCAATAAAAGAGGTACTTGATTCAAAATTTTTGAACTTACTTCTTACTGCTAAGCCCTACAAAGACCAACTTTTATTCACTGGCGAGCAAGGTGCTACAAGGCAAGCTATCACAAAAGCACAAATTGAAAATTTCAGAATTTCGATACCACCACTCCAACAACAACAAACCATCGTCCGCCAATTAGATGCTTTGCGGGCCGAAACGCAAAAGTTGGAGGCGGTGTACCGGAAGAAAATAGAGGATTTGGAGGAACTGAAAAAGAGTATTTTGCAAAAGGCGTTTAGTGGGGAGTTGGGTAGTGGAGAGTCTGTCGAACCAAGAACCAAGAAAGAGATTACAGTATGA
- a CDS encoding PDDEXK nuclease domain-containing protein, translating to MKSYYRIMLGARSIHAAECYENKFIGAGFSIEQDLSKKLPDNWREFNLQFIPVWMKLHPGKSKIAAGLSCGYLWTVAKGINIGDIVICPTGEGTYYVGEVSSDYFYVPNTPLQHRRSVKWYPLIVERSAMSEALRNSTGSIGTVSNISKYAEEIEKLIGGNKPPTIISNDDTIEDPSVFALEKHLEDFLVANWKQTELGKHYNIYEEDGELVGQQYPSDTGQIDLLAISKDKKTLLVVELKRGRVSDNVVGQIQRYMGYVKEELAEPNQEVKGIIIALEDDLRIKRALSVTNNIEFYRYQVSFKLFKN from the coding sequence ATGAAGAGTTATTACCGAATAATGTTAGGAGCCAGGAGCATCCATGCAGCAGAATGTTATGAAAATAAATTCATTGGTGCAGGTTTTTCTATTGAACAGGACTTGTCAAAAAAGCTTCCGGATAATTGGAGAGAATTTAATCTGCAATTTATACCCGTATGGATGAAACTGCATCCGGGAAAAAGTAAAATTGCAGCCGGTCTTTCCTGTGGCTATTTATGGACAGTAGCAAAGGGAATCAATATTGGTGATATTGTAATATGTCCTACCGGAGAAGGCACATACTATGTGGGCGAAGTATCTTCGGACTATTTTTACGTTCCAAATACTCCGTTGCAACATCGAAGATCAGTAAAATGGTATCCATTAATCGTCGAACGCTCTGCTATGAGCGAAGCGCTGCGAAATTCTACAGGCTCTATCGGAACAGTAAGCAACATCAGTAAATACGCGGAAGAGATTGAGAAGCTGATTGGAGGAAATAAACCCCCTACGATTATTAGTAACGATGATACCATTGAAGATCCTTCAGTATTTGCTTTGGAAAAACATCTTGAAGATTTTTTGGTTGCTAACTGGAAGCAGACAGAGTTGGGAAAACACTATAACATATATGAGGAAGATGGAGAACTGGTCGGTCAGCAATACCCCAGCGATACGGGGCAGATTGACCTATTAGCGATTAGTAAAGATAAAAAAACACTGTTAGTGGTAGAACTAAAGAGGGGACGAGTCAGCGATAATGTAGTTGGGCAAATTCAGCGATATATGGGTTATGTGAAAGAAGAGCTGGCGGAACCCAATCAGGAAGTGAAGGGGATTATCATTGCGTTGGAAGATGATCTGCGCATCAAAAGAGCGTTATCTGTAACCAACAACATAGAGTTTTATCGTTATCAGGTAAGCTTTAAATTATTCAAAAACTAA
- a CDS encoding NAD(P)-dependent oxidoreductase, with product MLSIAELDAQLSDPSPALLEDISRIKGDFLVLGAGGKMGPSLALLLRRALMAAGSAQKVFAVSRFSNPDARALLEASGILTISADLLDEADLAALPQAENVLYMAGMKFGSSGNQPLTWAMNSYLPGRVAESFKNSRIVVFSTGNIYPFTPATSGGPDETTPPQPIGEYAQSCLGRERIFEYFSIKNHTPMLIYRLNYAIDMRYGVLLDVAKSVFNGQPIDLSMGHVNVIWQGDANEIAIRALRHCDDPPMILNVTGPETISVRWLAEKFGEYFDRQPVFTGEPQPTALLNNASRSHRLFGYPRVSLRQMIEWTASWVQAGGAELGKPTHFQQRKGNF from the coding sequence ATGCTTTCTATCGCCGAACTCGATGCTCAACTCTCTGATCCCTCGCCTGCGCTGCTGGAGGATATTTCCCGCATAAAGGGCGACTTCCTTGTCCTCGGCGCGGGGGGTAAAATGGGGCCCAGTCTTGCGCTGCTCCTTCGTCGCGCGCTTATGGCTGCGGGTTCCGCTCAGAAGGTTTTTGCCGTCAGCCGCTTCTCCAACCCCGATGCCCGCGCGCTGCTCGAAGCCAGTGGCATTCTCACGATCTCCGCTGACCTGCTCGATGAAGCCGATCTCGCCGCTCTTCCCCAGGCCGAAAATGTCCTCTATATGGCGGGCATGAAGTTTGGCTCCTCCGGCAATCAGCCGCTCACTTGGGCGATGAACAGCTACCTCCCGGGCCGGGTGGCAGAATCTTTCAAAAACAGCCGGATCGTGGTTTTTTCTACCGGCAACATCTATCCGTTTACCCCCGCTACCTCTGGCGGTCCCGACGAAACTACGCCGCCTCAGCCCATAGGTGAATACGCCCAGTCCTGCCTGGGCCGGGAACGTATCTTCGAATACTTCTCCATAAAAAATCATACCCCGATGCTTATCTACCGGCTCAATTATGCCATAGACATGCGCTACGGGGTATTGCTCGACGTGGCAAAGTCGGTTTTCAACGGCCAACCTATCGACCTCAGCATGGGCCATGTCAATGTCATCTGGCAGGGCGACGCCAACGAAATCGCCATTCGCGCACTCCGCCACTGCGATGACCCGCCAATGATCCTCAATGTCACCGGCCCCGAAACGATCTCCGTGCGCTGGCTGGCCGAAAAGTTTGGCGAATACTTTGACCGGCAACCCGTTTTCACCGGCGAACCCCAACCTACCGCCCTGCTCAACAACGCCAGCCGCTCTCACCGGCTGTTTGGCTATCCCCGCGTCAGCTTGCGCCAGATGATCGAATGGACTGCTTCCTGGGTACAGGCAGGCGGCGCAGAACTCGGCAAACCCACACATTTCCAGCAACGAAAAGGCAATTTCTAA
- a CDS encoding dihydrodipicolinate synthase family protein, with protein MLSPEKYQLLMEGTVIPAHPLALTEVRKLDEHSQRRLTRYYLAAGVGGLAVGVHTTQFAIRHPQHNLYEPVLRLAAEEVEKANLSRPVLKVAGVSGDTSQALGEARLAASLGYDLALVSLNGLGSWTEEALLDRARRLAEVMPLFGFYLQPAVGGKVLSYDYWKSFAEIPNVMAIKIAPFNRYQTLEVVRAVCDSSRRDEIALYTGNDDNIVLDLVTPYPFEREGKMYEKYIVGGLLGHWSVWTKTVVEIFEELKAIRQNHTPLTPAWLSKSIAITDANAAFFDAANHFHGCIAGLHEVLRRQGLMQGIWCLDPHERLSPGQMEEINRVYAAYPWLNDDAFVREWLGKAK; from the coding sequence ATGCTTTCTCCCGAAAAATATCAACTCCTGATGGAAGGAACGGTCATTCCGGCCCATCCGCTGGCACTGACCGAAGTCCGCAAGCTCGACGAACACAGCCAGCGAAGGCTGACCCGCTATTATCTCGCCGCAGGTGTCGGCGGCCTGGCAGTTGGGGTTCACACCACCCAGTTTGCCATTCGCCACCCGCAACACAATCTCTACGAACCCGTGCTCCGCCTCGCGGCAGAGGAAGTGGAAAAGGCAAATCTTTCGCGGCCTGTACTGAAAGTGGCCGGGGTAAGCGGAGATACCTCGCAGGCACTGGGCGAAGCCCGGCTGGCGGCCTCCCTCGGCTACGACCTCGCCCTTGTCAGCCTCAACGGACTCGGAAGCTGGACCGAAGAAGCCCTCCTCGACCGCGCCCGCAGGCTCGCAGAAGTGATGCCCCTGTTTGGGTTTTACCTTCAGCCCGCCGTGGGCGGAAAGGTGCTGAGTTATGACTACTGGAAGTCATTTGCCGAAATTCCCAACGTGATGGCTATTAAAATCGCGCCGTTTAACCGCTATCAGACACTGGAAGTGGTGCGGGCGGTGTGCGACTCTTCCCGCCGGGATGAAATTGCCCTTTACACCGGCAACGACGACAATATCGTGCTGGATCTGGTGACGCCGTATCCGTTTGAGCGGGAGGGGAAAATGTATGAAAAATACATTGTGGGCGGACTGCTGGGGCACTGGTCGGTATGGACAAAAACCGTGGTGGAGATATTTGAAGAACTGAAAGCCATTCGCCAAAACCATACCCCGCTCACGCCCGCGTGGCTGAGTAAATCCATCGCCATTACCGACGCCAATGCAGCTTTTTTTGACGCAGCCAACCACTTTCACGGCTGTATAGCAGGGCTGCACGAAGTGTTGCGGCGGCAGGGACTGATGCAGGGGATCTGGTGTCTGGACCCACATGAAAGACTTTCACCCGGGCAGATGGAGGAGATCAACCGCGTATATGCGGCATACCCCTGGCTCAATGACGATGCGTTTGTGAGGGAATGGCTGGGTAAGGCCAAATGA